In one Lolium rigidum isolate FL_2022 chromosome 3, APGP_CSIRO_Lrig_0.1, whole genome shotgun sequence genomic region, the following are encoded:
- the LOC124698446 gene encoding uncharacterized protein LOC124698446 isoform X1, protein MARVLPLNIEPGETPRVGETVAGMPSSSARASLNGIEHSEHNIKDDEYARLVPPAQHATADINTQVLSEQPKPRHFIWWMKLLLGCFLLMILSYIFVKFGVPFAFEKVLLPIMQWEASAFGRPVLALVLVASLALLPLILVPSGPSMWLAGMIFGYGWGFVIIMVGTTIGMVISYWIGSLFRERLHAWLKRWPQQIALIKLAGEGNWLQQFRVVALFRISPFPYTIFNYAVTVTEIKFSPYLCGSVAGMIPEAFIYIYSGRLIRTLADVQYGNYKMPPVEIAYNIISFIVAVVLTVAFTIYAKRALNEIKSSDEEADGLAALKNDHVALDVV, encoded by the exons ATGGCGCGCGTCCTCCCTCTGAACATTGAGCCGGGGGAGACGCCTAG AGTTGGAGAGACGGTTGCAGGGATGCCAAGCTCTTCAGCTAGGGCATCACTCAACGGAATTGAGCATTCTGAGCACAACATAAAAGACGATGAATACGCGAGATTGGTGCCACCAGCTCAACATGCAACAGCTGACATCAACACACAAGTTTTATCTGAGCAACCTAAGCCGAGGCACTTCATTTGGTGGATGAAACTTCTGCTTGGCTGCTTCCTTCTTATGATATTATCTTATATCTTCGTAAAATTTGGAGTCCCATTTGCCTTTGAGAAG GTTCTGTTGCCAATCATGCAGTGGGAAGCAAGTGCCTTCGGCCGTCCAGTATTGGCTCTTGTCCTCGTTGCATCCTTGGCTCTTCTCCCACTCATTTTAGTCCCATCTGGTCCTTCTATGTGGTTAGCAGGAATGATCTTCGGTTATGGTTGGGGTTTTGTGATTATTATGGTTGGGACTACTATTGGCATGgttatatcatattggattggctCATTGTTCCGTGAACGTCTACAT GCATGGCTAAAGAGATGGCCTCAGCAGATAGCTTTAATAAAGCTTGCTGGTGAAGGGAATTGGCTCCAGCAGTTTCGAGTTGTTGCACTATTCAGAATCTCACCGTTCCCGTATACAATTTTTAACTACGCCGTTACGGTTACAGAAATCAAGTTCAGTCCTTACCTATGTGGTTCAGTTGCTGGAATGATACCCGAGGCATTCATCTATATCTATAG cgGACGGTTAATACGGACGTTGGCCGATGTGCAGTATGGCAACTACAAGATGCCACCTGTGGAGATAGCATACAACATAATCTCGTTTATTGTCGCCGTTGTCCTCACTGTCGCCTTCACAATTTACGCCAAGAGAGCGCTAAACGAAATAAAAAGCTcggatgaagaagctgatgggttGGCTGCACTCAAGAATGACCATGTAGCTTTAGATGTCGTATGA
- the LOC124698447 gene encoding protein COP1 SUPPRESSOR 2, whose translation MPKNFRKRSLEPDAADHSDDEDVRRVALEEIKYMQKLRERKLGIPAASVATGAAAATADGSSARGRGGGGSGAAGEAGKEDLVLQDTFAQETAVTIEDPNMLRYVENELLKKRGKPIELNDKDDKDEVDELYVVPDHLKVRKKNLEESSTQWTTGIAEVQLPIEYKLRNIEETEAAKKLLQEKRLAGKTKSDANIPSSYSADYFHRGRDYAEKLRREHPELSQANEAGGKPTDSNNPGGPPAGRREAATDELLLERFRKREKFRVMRR comes from the exons ATGCCAAAAAACTTCCGCAAGCGGAGCCTCGAGCCAGACGCCGCCGACCACTCCGACGATGAGGACGTCCGACG CGTCGCTCTGGAGGAGATTAAGTACATGCAGAAGCTGCGGGAGAGGAAGCTGGGCATCCCGGCGGCGTCCGTAgccaccggcgccgccgccgccaccgcagacGGGTCCTCCGCCCGTGGCCGAGGAGGCGGGGGGTCTGGGGCAGCCGGCGAGGCCGGCAAGGAGGACCTCGTCCTGCAGGACACCTTCGCGCAGGAGACTGCCGTCACCATCGAAGACCCCAacat GTTGAGGTATGTGGAGAACGAGCTGTTGAAGAAGAGGGGCAAGCCCATCGAGTTGAACGACAAGGACGATAAGGACGAGGTGGATGAGCTCTACGTCGTGCCCGACCACCTCAAG GTGAGGAAGAAGAACTTGGAAGAGAGCTCAACCCAGTGGACCACTGGCATCGCTGAAGTTCAGCTGCCCATCGA GTACAAATtgagaaatattgaagaaactgaGGCAGCTAAGAAATTGTTGCAAGAGAAAAGGCTTGCGGGTAAAACAAAATCAGATGCGAACATTCCATCAAGTTACAGTGCTGATTATTTCCATCGTGGAAGAGATTATGCTGAAAAATTGCGAAGAG AACATCCCGAGTTATCACAGGCTAATGAAGCTGGAGGCAAACCAACCGATAGTAACAATCCAGGTGGCCCACCAGCGGGACGTAGAGAAGCTGCTACCGATGAGTTGTTGCTCGAGCGTTTCCGCAAGCGAGAAAAATTCCGTGTCATGCGAAGATAG
- the LOC124698446 gene encoding TVP38/TMEM64 family membrane protein YdjX-like isoform X2, which yields MPSSSARASLNGIEHSEHNIKDDEYARLVPPAQHATADINTQVLSEQPKPRHFIWWMKLLLGCFLLMILSYIFVKFGVPFAFEKVLLPIMQWEASAFGRPVLALVLVASLALLPLILVPSGPSMWLAGMIFGYGWGFVIIMVGTTIGMVISYWIGSLFRERLHAWLKRWPQQIALIKLAGEGNWLQQFRVVALFRISPFPYTIFNYAVTVTEIKFSPYLCGSVAGMIPEAFIYIYSGRLIRTLADVQYGNYKMPPVEIAYNIISFIVAVVLTVAFTIYAKRALNEIKSSDEEADGLAALKNDHVALDVV from the exons ATGCCAAGCTCTTCAGCTAGGGCATCACTCAACGGAATTGAGCATTCTGAGCACAACATAAAAGACGATGAATACGCGAGATTGGTGCCACCAGCTCAACATGCAACAGCTGACATCAACACACAAGTTTTATCTGAGCAACCTAAGCCGAGGCACTTCATTTGGTGGATGAAACTTCTGCTTGGCTGCTTCCTTCTTATGATATTATCTTATATCTTCGTAAAATTTGGAGTCCCATTTGCCTTTGAGAAG GTTCTGTTGCCAATCATGCAGTGGGAAGCAAGTGCCTTCGGCCGTCCAGTATTGGCTCTTGTCCTCGTTGCATCCTTGGCTCTTCTCCCACTCATTTTAGTCCCATCTGGTCCTTCTATGTGGTTAGCAGGAATGATCTTCGGTTATGGTTGGGGTTTTGTGATTATTATGGTTGGGACTACTATTGGCATGgttatatcatattggattggctCATTGTTCCGTGAACGTCTACAT GCATGGCTAAAGAGATGGCCTCAGCAGATAGCTTTAATAAAGCTTGCTGGTGAAGGGAATTGGCTCCAGCAGTTTCGAGTTGTTGCACTATTCAGAATCTCACCGTTCCCGTATACAATTTTTAACTACGCCGTTACGGTTACAGAAATCAAGTTCAGTCCTTACCTATGTGGTTCAGTTGCTGGAATGATACCCGAGGCATTCATCTATATCTATAG cgGACGGTTAATACGGACGTTGGCCGATGTGCAGTATGGCAACTACAAGATGCCACCTGTGGAGATAGCATACAACATAATCTCGTTTATTGTCGCCGTTGTCCTCACTGTCGCCTTCACAATTTACGCCAAGAGAGCGCTAAACGAAATAAAAAGCTcggatgaagaagctgatgggttGGCTGCACTCAAGAATGACCATGTAGCTTTAGATGTCGTATGA